A stretch of the Capsicum annuum cultivar UCD-10X-F1 chromosome 8, UCD10Xv1.1, whole genome shotgun sequence genome encodes the following:
- the LOC107839291 gene encoding rhodanese-like domain-containing protein 4, chloroplastic, translated as MEAINAVRLTPLSVLSDRRNESKKIPSYPISFPFKNLYSVENLSRNVQGGIVLLSSALSTGLAKALTFEETIEQSTTSPAAEFDAAAVVETVTTFASENPAIIAGGFAALALPIVLFQVLGKPPKSWGVESAKTAYAKLADDAGAQLLDIRAPGELRGVGSPDIKGLKKKPVTVAYKAEDKPGFLKKLSLKFKEPENTTLFILDKFDGNSELVAELVTENGFKAAYAIKDGAEGARGWLNSSLPWIVPSKSLSLDLSNLSDALDGILGEGPDAVTVGLGAAAVAGLGLLAFSEVETILQLLGSAALVQLVGKKLLFAEDRKKTLQQVDEFLTTKVAPQELVDEIKEIGKAVLPDSVSSDAVPAPAEASPAAATSTVDKTESVAKEETAPPKVEATSSPTPEVNSVPNAEVEGDALPKSSRPLSPYPNYPDLKPPTSPMPSQP; from the exons ATGGAGGCAATTAATGCAGTAAGATTGACACCTCTTTCTGTTCTTTCTGATAGAAGAAATGAGTCCAAGAAAATCCCATCATACCCCATATCTTTCCCATTCAAGAATCTTTATTCAGTggagaatttatcaagaaatgtTCAAGGGGGTATAGTACTTCTATCTTCAGCTCTAAGTACAGGCTTAGCTAAAGCATTAACATTTGAGGAGACAATCGAGCAATCTACAACAAGTCCAGCTGCTGAATTTGATGCAGCTGCTGTTGTAGAAACAGTGACCACTTTTGCATCAGAGAATCCTGCAATTATAGCTGGTGGATTTGCTGCTTTGGCTTTGCCTATAGTTTTGTTTCAGGTTCTTGGGAAGCCTCCCAAGTCATGGGGTGTTGAGTCTGCCAAGACAGCTTATGCAAAATTGGCTGATGATGCTGGTGCACAGCTTCTTGATATCAGAGCACCTGGTGAATTGAGGGGAGTTGGGAGTCCAGATATTAAGGGTTTGAAGAAGAAGCCAGTTACGGTTGCTTACAAGGCTGAAGATAAGCCTGGTTTCTTAAAAAAGCTGTCTTTGAAGTTCAAGGAGCCAGAGAATACCACATTGTTCATTCTAGACAA ATTTGATGGGAACTCTGAACTGGTTGCGGAGCTAGTCACAGAAAATGGATTTAAAGCTGCTTATGCAATCAAAGACGGTGCTGAAGGAGCCCGGGGATGGCTG AACAGCAGCCTTCCTTGGATTGTTCCTAGCAAATCATTGAGTCTCGATCTGAGCAATCTGTCCGATGCTCTTGATGGTATTCTTGGG GAAGGTCCTGATGCTGTTACTGTGGGCTTAGGTGCTGCTGCAGTTGCTGGGCTAGGGCTTTTAGCCTTTTCAGAG GTAGAAACAATTCTCCAACTGTTGGGTTCTGCTGCACTTGTCCAACTGGTTGGCAAGAAACTCCTGTTCGCAGAG GACAGAAAGAAAACTTTGCAACAAGTTGATGAGTTCCTCACCACTAAGGTTGCTCCACAGGAGCTAGTAGATGAGATTAAG GAAATAGGGAAGGCTGTCCTTCCAGACTCGGTGAGTAGCGATGCTGTACCTGCACCTGCAGAGGCAAGCCCTGCTGCAGCTACCAGCACTGTTGATAAAACTGAATCGGTTGCTAAGGAGGAAACTGCACCTCCTAAAGTAGAAGCAACTTCCTCGCCTACTCCAGAAGTCAATTCAGTCCCTAACGCTGAAGTGGAAGGAGATGCACTACCTAAAAGTTCAAGGCCACTTTCACCTTATCCTAAT TATCCTGATCTCAAGCCTCCAACATCGCCGATGCCTTCACAACCATAG
- the LOC107839292 gene encoding protein WHAT'S THIS FACTOR 1 homolog, chloroplastic — protein sequence MEPKFLLSSTSTPFVPNGAFPFSLSHKSSFISAQHFGKTQILGKSLAFGVKNESLCNLKTPFWGKSLSFREKSESLCNLRKPQVPDFRIRASGTVKRRKELPFDNVIQRDKKLKLVMKIRKILVSQPDRTMSLRELGRFRRALGLEKKRRFIALLRKFPGVFEIVEEGAYSLKFKMTPEAERLYLEEMKIRNEMEDLLVIKLRKLLMMSLDKRILLEKIGHLKTDLGLPLEFQDTVCRRYPQYFKVVPTGRGPALELTHWDPELAVSAAQITEEENRQRELEEKDLIIDRPPRFNRVKLPKGLKLSKGEMRRISQFRDMPYISPYEDFSEIRPGTPDKEKHACGVVHEILSLTVEKRTLVDHLTHFREEFRFSQQLRGMLIRHPDMFYVSLKGDRDSVFLREAYQDSHLIEKNRLLLIKEKLRSLVSHSRFPRRTTPRTDSAETEKTESKYGIDADEDEDWSDIDNLGTDGLDEDDDDEWSDDGDDIPPDFSDDEVTVNLEDSKPTTQVNGAQKKEEKILDPVFPDGRPRERW from the coding sequence ATGGAACCCAAATTTCTTCTTTCCTCAACGTCAACACCCTTTGTTCCGAATGGAGCTTTTCCCTTTTCCCTTTCCCATAAATCATCTTTTATATCAGCACAGCATTTTGGAAAGACTCAAATTTTGGGTAAAAGTTTAGCTTTTGGAGTCAAGAATGAATCTTTATGTAATTTAAAGACTCCATTTTGGGGAAAAAGTTTATCTTTTAGAGAAAAGAGTGAATCTCTGTGTAATTTAAGGAAACCCCAAGTGCCCGATTTTCGAATTAGAGCATCTGGTACCGTGAAGAGAAGGAAAGAGCTTCCTTTTGATAATGTGATTCAAAGGGATAAGAAGTTGAAATTGGTTATGAAGATTAGGAAGATTCTAGTGAGTCAGCCTGATAGAACCATGTCGCTTCGTGAATTGGGTAGGTTTAGAAGAGCATTGGGTTTGGAAAAGAAAAGGAGATTTATTGCTTTGTTGAGGAAATTTCCTGGAGTATTTGAGATTGTGGAAGAAGGGGCTTACTCACTTAAGTTCAAAATGACTCCTGAGGCAGAGAGGCTTTACTTGGAAGAAATGAAGATTAGGAATGAAATGGAGGATTTGTTGGTTATCAAGTTGAGGAAATTGTTGATGATGTCGTTGGACAAACGGATTCTGTTGGAGAAGATTGGGCATCTGAAGACTGACTTAGGGCTTCCGTTGGAATTCCAGGATACAGTCTGCAGACGATATCCACAGTACTTCAAGGTTGTTCCAACTGGACGAGGGCCGGCATTGGAGTTGACTCACTGGGACCCTGAGCTTGCTGTGTCTGCTGCACAGATCACTGAAGAGGAGAATAGGCAAAGAGAGTTGGAAGAGAAGGATTTGATCATCGATAGACCACCAAGGTTCAATAGGGTGAAGCTTCCCAAAGGTCTTAAACTTTCAAAGGGTGAGATGAGAAGGATTAGTCAGTTTAGAGACATGCCTTACATTTCACCGTATGAGGATTTCTCTGAAATAAGGCCTGGTACTCCGGATAAGGAAAAACACGCATGTGGTGTGGTTCATGAAATTCTGAGCCTCACAGTCGAGAAAAGGACTCTTGTTGATCACCTTACTCATTTCAGGGAAGAATTTAGATTCTCTCAACAGCTGAGAGGCATGCTGATAAGACATCCTGATATGTTCTATGTCTCTTTGAAAGGGGATCGAGACTCAGTTTTTCTCCGTGAAGCTTATCAGGATTCACACTTGATAGAAAAGAACAGGTTATTGCTCATCAAGGAAAAGCTTCGCTCCCTTGTTTCTCATTCAAGATTCCCCCGGAGAACCACTCCACGAACTGATTCTGCTGAAACAGAAAAAACTGAGTCCAAATATGGAATTGATGCTGATGAAGATGAAGATTGGTCCGACATTGATAACTTAGGGACTGATGGATTAGATGAAGATGACGATGATGAATGgagtgatgatggtgatgatataCCTCCCGACTTCAGTGATGATGAAGTTACTGTTAACCTTGAAGATAGCAAACCGACTACACAAGTTAATGGTGCacagaagaaggaagaaaagattCTGGACCCTGTTTTTCCAGATGGTCGGCCTCGGGAACGctggtga